A window of the Rhodoflexus caldus genome harbors these coding sequences:
- the dcm gene encoding DNA (cytosine-5-)-methyltransferase, with the protein MLKFIDLFAGIGGFHLALQKLGHQCVFACEINQTLADLYEQNYGIKPEGDIKKVDIKSIPPHDILCAGFPCQPFSKAGKMLGRKDNTLGNLIDEILKILHHHKPTFFILENVPFIAKQDNEDMWRYMKSEFKRAGYKSDEKIYSPHQFGIPQHRQRIYIVGSRRGLEHFSWIEPQEKIQTDIKSILDNNPSEAKAIGKEEQYCLDLWQEFIDCIPKDIPIPKFPIWGMEFGATYPIEDGKTPLQLSEKELGNYKGIFGKSLKGLSKEEQEKYLPSHAFNTDKNGNYPRWKKRYIQQNRNFYKTYEKELKNVVAKIAQLPIASWQKLEWNVGDGDRKLRNYIIQFRASGIRLKKTDFSPSLVCTNTQIPIIGWENRYITKKEGARLQSIDNIQLPENYGTCFKALGNAVNVEIVYKIAERLIKEEIVSNITKMKIIKNEKNLKLTRNGTN; encoded by the coding sequence ATGCTTAAGTTTATAGACTTATTCGCAGGTATAGGTGGATTTCATTTAGCCTTACAGAAATTAGGACATCAATGCGTTTTTGCTTGTGAAATCAATCAAACATTGGCAGACCTTTATGAACAAAATTACGGTATAAAGCCCGAAGGCGATATAAAAAAAGTGGATATAAAAAGTATTCCTCCCCATGATATTTTATGTGCGGGTTTTCCTTGCCAACCTTTCTCAAAAGCAGGAAAAATGTTGGGAAGAAAAGATAATACACTTGGTAATCTTATTGATGAGATATTAAAAATTTTACATCATCACAAGCCTACTTTTTTTATTTTAGAAAATGTACCTTTCATAGCCAAGCAAGACAACGAAGATATGTGGCGTTACATGAAAAGTGAATTTAAAAGAGCAGGTTACAAATCTGATGAAAAAATTTATTCACCGCATCAATTCGGAATACCACAACATCGACAAAGAATTTATATTGTTGGTAGTCGTAGAGGACTTGAACACTTCTCTTGGATCGAGCCACAAGAAAAAATTCAAACAGATATTAAAAGTATTTTAGATAATAATCCTTCGGAAGCGAAAGCTATTGGAAAAGAAGAGCAGTATTGCTTAGACTTGTGGCAGGAGTTTATAGATTGTATTCCTAAAGACATACCCATACCTAAATTCCCTATTTGGGGAATGGAGTTTGGGGCAACATATCCAATCGAGGATGGAAAAACACCTTTGCAACTTTCTGAAAAAGAGTTAGGTAATTACAAAGGTATATTTGGCAAATCTTTAAAAGGATTAAGTAAAGAAGAACAAGAAAAATACTTACCAAGTCACGCATTTAATACGGATAAAAATGGGAATTATCCGCGTTGGAAAAAAAGATACATTCAGCAAAATAGAAATTTTTATAAAACCTATGAGAAAGAACTCAAAAATGTAGTAGCTAAAATTGCTCAATTACCTATTGCAAGTTGGCAAAAACTTGAGTGGAATGTTGGAGATGGTGATAGAAAATTACGTAATTATATTATTCAGTTTAGAGCTTCAGGAATTAGGCTTAAAAAAACTGATTTTTCACCTTCGTTAGTGTGTACTAATACCCAAATTCCAATCATTGGTTGGGAAAATCGATATATCACTAAAAAAGAAGGAGCAAGATTGCAAAGTATCGATAATATACAACTTCCTGAAAATTATGGCACTTGTTTTAAGGCTTTAGGAAATGCTGTTAATGTTGAAATCGTCTATAAAATTGCTGAAAGACTCATCAAAGAAGAGATAGTAAGCAATATAACAAAAATGAAGATTATCAAAAATGAGAAAAACTTGAAATTGACTAGGAATGGAACAAATTAA
- a CDS encoding Z1 domain-containing protein has translation MENWTPIVGEETEQLLEYLKLDEVSTKILLKETKSILALCGSPKQQTNSETGLVFGYVQSGKTMSFTTLTALAKDNDYQIIIVIAGISTNLLDQSTKRLEKDLRLNERFDRKWLGVKKNPTNTSTDRDDISTVLKEWKNPTFPEDERRTVLITVMKNPRHLQNLIDVLQRLDLREVPTLIIDDEGDQASLNTKAMRNAMRGLTEEELSEQDLSTIYRRIIELKEILPHHTFIQYTATPQANLFINILDRLSPNFIKLLTPGDAYTGGSTFFIDNHTLVRPIPIEDIATDEEPLETPPQSLIYAMQLFFLGVAAGKIKKDTNNRSMMIHPSRLQLDQRLYFDWANSIKERFVTTLQMEDDEFDKLELIKEFEKAYQDLKRTVQDLPSFENLLGNKLKTDRLEHAISSTKIEEVNSRQGKTPLINWKDHYAYILVGGQSLDRGFTVEGLTVTYMPRPIGVGTVDTIQQRARFFGYKRKYLGYCRIYLDEPTINAYRHYVEHEEDLRKSLTENNLANRHLNDWEREAVLERAYQLARKNVFSNEFERFDLSNEWFRISAPHDLDNIIDNNRKVTQSFITSIQHLLQEDNGHAKRTDEQKHSVCKISVRRAFDDYLMKLKFTRDSDSEGFTALKSVILRYLEAYPNSEATIFLMKKGQIRERQLTKKDEIQQLFQGKNPRTGEIIYPGDSEIKEFANLTIQIHNLNLINRDTGEVFENVYTIAVWIPESMNKSIIRLGKQIN, from the coding sequence ATGGAAAATTGGACACCTATTGTTGGAGAAGAAACCGAGCAACTTTTAGAATACTTGAAACTTGATGAAGTTTCAACAAAAATACTGTTAAAAGAAACAAAGTCTATTTTAGCTCTATGTGGTAGCCCAAAACAACAGACTAATTCTGAAACAGGTCTTGTTTTTGGTTACGTGCAAAGTGGTAAAACGATGTCTTTTACTACACTTACAGCCTTAGCAAAAGACAATGATTATCAGATAATAATTGTAATCGCAGGCATATCAACTAACTTGCTTGACCAATCCACCAAAAGACTTGAAAAGGATTTAAGGCTGAATGAAAGGTTTGACAGAAAGTGGTTAGGTGTAAAGAAAAACCCGACTAATACATCAACAGACCGAGACGACATAAGCACCGTTCTGAAAGAATGGAAAAACCCTACTTTTCCCGAAGATGAAAGACGAACCGTTTTAATTACGGTTATGAAGAATCCACGACATTTACAAAATTTAATTGATGTACTACAACGTTTAGATTTACGAGAAGTGCCTACTCTGATTATTGACGATGAGGGCGACCAAGCAAGTTTAAATACTAAAGCGATGAGAAATGCTATGCGTGGGCTTACCGAGGAAGAACTATCCGAGCAAGATTTAAGTACGATTTACAGAAGAATAATTGAGTTGAAAGAAATATTACCACATCACACATTTATACAATACACAGCTACACCGCAAGCTAATTTATTCATAAACATTTTAGATAGACTTTCACCAAACTTTATAAAGTTGCTTACGCCCGGTGATGCTTACACTGGCGGCTCAACTTTTTTTATTGATAACCATACACTTGTAAGACCAATTCCTATTGAAGATATAGCAACAGACGAAGAACCCTTAGAAACACCACCCCAAAGTCTGATTTATGCAATGCAATTATTTTTCTTGGGAGTTGCCGCAGGAAAAATAAAAAAGGACACCAATAATCGCTCAATGATGATACACCCGTCAAGGTTACAACTTGACCAGAGGTTATATTTTGATTGGGCAAATAGTATCAAAGAAAGATTTGTTACCACACTTCAAATGGAAGATGATGAGTTTGATAAATTAGAACTTATCAAAGAATTTGAAAAAGCCTATCAAGATTTGAAAAGAACAGTACAAGACTTGCCGAGTTTTGAAAATTTGTTAGGAAATAAACTCAAAACAGATAGATTAGAACACGCCATAAGTTCAACAAAAATAGAAGAAGTTAATAGCCGACAAGGAAAAACCCCTTTAATCAATTGGAAAGACCATTACGCATACATTTTGGTAGGAGGACAATCATTAGACAGAGGATTTACAGTTGAAGGATTAACAGTTACCTATATGCCACGTCCTATTGGTGTTGGGACAGTAGATACCATTCAGCAAAGAGCAAGATTTTTTGGTTACAAGCGTAAATACTTGGGATATTGTCGTATTTATCTTGATGAACCAACTATAAACGCATACAGACATTATGTTGAACACGAGGAGGACTTGCGAAAGAGTTTAACCGAAAACAATCTTGCTAACCGACATTTAAATGATTGGGAAAGAGAGGCAGTTTTAGAAAGAGCGTATCAGTTAGCACGTAAAAATGTGTTTTCAAACGAGTTTGAACGATTTGATTTATCAAACGAGTGGTTTAGAATTTCAGCACCACACGATTTAGATAATATCATAGACAATAACAGAAAAGTTACACAGTCTTTTATTACTTCAATCCAACATTTGCTACAAGAAGATAATGGACACGCAAAGCGAACAGATGAGCAGAAACATAGTGTTTGTAAGATTTCGGTTCGTCGGGCTTTTGACGACTATTTAATGAAATTGAAATTTACAAGAGATAGCGATAGTGAAGGTTTTACAGCCTTAAAAAGTGTGATTTTGAGGTATTTAGAGGCGTATCCAAATAGTGAAGCGACTATCTTCTTAATGAAAAAGGGACAAATCAGAGAACGTCAACTTACCAAAAAAGACGAGATACAACAACTTTTTCAAGGTAAAAACCCAAGAACAGGCGAAATTATCTATCCCGGTGATAGTGAAATAAAAGAATTTGCAAATTTGACAATTCAAATTCACAACCTAAACCTAATTAACAGAGACACAGGTGAAGTTTTTGAGAATGTCTATACAATAGCTGTTTGGATACCTGAGTCAATGAATAAGAGCATCATCAGGCTTGGTAAACAAATTAACTAA
- a CDS encoding ATP-binding protein, with product MEQINQINIRPSVSILSALRHLNYKTWFALAEFVDNAIDSYLKNEKELKVVEGNDFKLIVKVNINPTDNKIIITDNAAGIHQKDFERALKTAEIPPINTGLSEFGMGMKSAACWFSDFWIVKSTALGETVKRTVTFDVKKIVFQKIENLDVSNDTAKETEHGTIIELQNVHNLPKRRAIGKIKEHLTSIYRDFIRQGVLQLYFNDEILIFDEPKILKAPFYKTPDAEPIYWRREIPENFEIREGLKVTKGFVAILETIEAGKSGLAIFRRGRVILGSADEGFKPYEIFGQAGSFKDKRIFGELHIEGFQVSHTKDGFKNDDDMQTFVELVADFLDESPSLLKQAEGYRVRPNNNDYKKSATETVRETVETAKKTLPNPVKQIIAEEKEPEKPEQELSPINQENSSYETFEIKFNNADWLIDVELSWDTNLTNWIEIGDKFTKKYIEENPKLYRNVRRIGIRLALRHPFCEKFASTDKTRIAPLLRLAVAIGLSEVIARESGVNNSSFFRNIINKLLTEALSE from the coding sequence ATGGAACAAATTAACCAAATCAATATACGTCCGAGTGTAAGTATCCTATCGGCTTTGCGGCATCTAAACTATAAAACTTGGTTTGCCCTTGCCGAGTTTGTAGATAACGCTATTGATAGTTACTTGAAAAATGAAAAAGAACTTAAAGTAGTTGAAGGAAATGATTTTAAGTTAATTGTAAAAGTCAATATCAATCCAACCGATAACAAAATAATAATAACAGATAATGCAGCAGGTATTCATCAAAAAGACTTTGAAAGGGCTTTAAAGACTGCAGAAATACCGCCAATCAATACAGGTTTATCCGAGTTCGGTATGGGTATGAAATCTGCAGCCTGTTGGTTTTCTGATTTTTGGATTGTTAAAAGTACGGCATTAGGCGAAACAGTTAAGCGTACTGTAACATTTGACGTAAAAAAAATTGTTTTCCAAAAAATTGAAAATCTTGATGTCAGTAATGATACGGCAAAAGAGACCGAACATGGTACAATAATAGAATTACAAAATGTTCACAACTTACCAAAAAGAAGAGCAATCGGAAAAATTAAAGAGCATTTAACAAGTATTTATCGTGATTTTATTCGTCAAGGAGTACTTCAACTCTATTTCAATGATGAGATTTTAATTTTTGATGAACCAAAAATTTTGAAAGCACCTTTTTACAAAACACCTGATGCCGAACCAATTTATTGGCGAAGAGAAATTCCTGAAAATTTTGAAATACGAGAAGGTTTAAAAGTAACCAAAGGCTTTGTTGCTATTTTGGAAACTATTGAAGCAGGAAAATCAGGATTAGCCATTTTCAGACGTGGTAGGGTTATCTTAGGTAGTGCTGATGAAGGCTTTAAACCCTATGAAATTTTTGGACAAGCAGGCTCATTTAAGGATAAACGTATTTTTGGAGAGCTACACATTGAAGGATTTCAAGTAAGCCATACGAAAGATGGTTTTAAAAACGATGATGATATGCAAACTTTTGTTGAATTAGTTGCAGACTTCTTAGATGAAAGTCCGTCATTACTGAAACAAGCAGAAGGCTATCGTGTACGTCCGAATAATAACGATTATAAAAAATCAGCAACTGAAACCGTTAGAGAAACAGTTGAAACTGCAAAGAAAACTTTACCAAATCCTGTAAAGCAAATTATTGCTGAGGAAAAAGAACCTGAAAAGCCTGAACAGGAACTAAGTCCAATTAACCAAGAAAATTCAAGCTATGAAACCTTTGAAATTAAATTTAATAATGCCGATTGGCTTATTGATGTTGAACTTTCTTGGGATACTAACTTGACTAATTGGATTGAGATTGGCGATAAATTCACGAAAAAGTATATTGAAGAAAATCCTAAGTTATACAGAAATGTCAGGCGTATCGGAATTAGATTGGCTCTACGACATCCGTTTTGTGAGAAATTTGCAAGTACAGATAAAACAAGAATTGCCCCGTTATTAAGATTAGCAGTTGCTATTGGATTATCGGAAGTAATAGCAAGAGAGAGCGGAGTAAACAACTCTTCATTTTTCAGAAATATCATCAACAAATTACTAACTGAAGCATTATCAGAGTAA